The nucleotide sequence GCGCGTGCGGGGTCGGCAAGCGACTCGGAACCCGTAACAGGGCGCCCGCGACGTTGCGCATCTCCGGGCCGGTGTCCCGGTAATCGCCGGTGACGGCCGCGAGACAGGCCAGGATCTCGTGGTACGTCGCGGCCCCGACGCTCTTCTCCAGTTCCGGGTCCAACCAGGCGCGGATGTCATTTCCCCGGCCCGCCCAAAGGAGCAGGTCGAGCTCGAGTTTCGCGCCTTCCGGCCCGAACTCCGAGGCGTCGGACTTGAGAAGGAGCTTCAAGGCGCGGTCCGGCAACCCGGCCCCGGCCGCTTCGCGGGCCTGGTCGAGCGCCCGCCTCCCGGCGCCGCCCTCGCAGAGCGCCTCGCGGCGCCGCACTTCGGTACCGAGGCCCTCGTATTCGCGCTCGAGGGCCGCGAGCGCTTGGCGCGCGCCCTCGGGCGTTTCTCCGGGCTGCGGGCCGCGCGCCCGGGTCGCCTTGATCAACCCGTCCAAGTGGTGGAGGGCGAGATCCAAACTGCCGCGGTCCCGGTAGAGGCGCGCCAACCGCCCGTGCGCGGCCGCGGAATCCGGCCGGAGGATCAGAACCTTCTGGAACGCGGTGATCGCCTGCACTTGTCGAATTCGGTCGAACGCCGGGAGGAGGTACCTCCAGGTGCGCTCCCGGGTCGCTTGCGCCAGCCTCAAATAAGCTTCGCCGAGCAGAAAATAGCTCCTCGCATCATCGGGGTTCTCTCGGACCGCCCGGCGGGCCGATCGGACGGCGAGCACGGGCGCGCCCAGCGAGCCGTCGTCTCGGCCGGCAAGAAATGCGTTCCACGCGCCGGGAACCCCGAAGATCCATTGACCGATGTCCGCCGCGCCCGGCCCCGGCCCCGGCGCGGGAGCGGCAAGGTTCCCGAGCAGGCTGGCGCTCTGACTCGCGAGCCACGTCGCGCGGTTCTGAGCATCGTAGGTGCCCCGTTGCCCGTCGAAGTACGCGAGGTACAGCGCGGCTTCGTCCTGCTCCTGGGGGGCGCCCGGGTTCGGGGCCGCGAACGCGCGCGCCCACGCCCGTGCGCCAGGCTCCCGGTCGGCCCCTCCGAGAGGGGCCGTGTCGCTCAAAGCGGGAGAAAAGGCCCTCCGCTCGGGTGACAATCGCAGGGGGGCGAACCGGTCCCCGGCGCCGCGGGCGGCCGGGTCTTGCCACCCGAAGACGACCGTTCGCCCGCGCAGGTACAGGAGGGTCCACTCGTCGGGCGCTCCGGCCAGTCGGGTCACTACGCGCTCGGTCGGCACCGCACCGCCGCTGTGGAGGATGAGGTAGCTGATGCCGCGCTTACGAAAAACTTCGCGCCAACCGGCCGCCCCCGGCTCACCGTCGCCCTCGGGCAGCAGCCCGGCTCGGACCGTTGCGAAATCGAGCGCACCACTTTGTTCGCCGGTTCCTTGCGCGCCACCTTCTCCGAACCAGGACCGGTAATCGGCCACCTCGGGCGAGAGCGCGACCCCGTTCTCGTTCGGGCCGAGCGCGCCTTCGCGGCGCCAGCGTTCAATCACCAGCACCGCATCGCGCAACGAATCATCGGTATCCACGGACCACGCCGGGCGCCCCAGCGGGCGCCCGGTCGCCCACCCGGTCCAGCCGACCGCGAGTAGCGCGCCGGCCCCGGCCAACACAAATACCCACCCGGTGAACCGCACCGCCCGGCCCCAGCGCCGGCCCGCCCCCGGGAGCGCGGGCAGTTGGGCCGAAGCAAGGCCGAGCGCCGCGGTCGGCCCGGCGACGACCGCAAAGAGCGGAGCGACAACCGGCCAGCGGGCGGCCCCGACCAGTAGCAGGAACCACACCGGCGCCCAGGCGCGCGCCCCCCGGTCTCGCCAAAACGCGAACAGACCGAGCAGAACGAGGCCCGCGTAGCCCGCCCCGACGATCGGTGATCCGGTCCGGTACCACGCGGGCCAAAACGGTGAGGCGCTCGGCCCCGCCCCCTCCCACCCCACCGTGTGGGCCGGGGTCCAAACCGTCCAGTGGTTCGGGCTCAGCAGAGAAGCACCGAGGCCGATTAGGAAGAGTTCCCCGAGAACCCACGCGGCCGGGGTGCGCCCCCGCCACGCGACCAGTGCCATTGAGCCAATGGTAACAGGCCCCACTACGACCCAGCGGTCGACGTTCGCCCAGACCGCGAAGAGGACGAACACCTGCCAGCGCGCCCCCCCCGTACCCCTCGCGCCGGACTCGGCCCGGAGCGCCGCGCTCCGTAAGAGCAACATCGTGAGCGCCAAGAACAGGTAGGAAGCGACCCGCGGGCCGAGTTCGAGCCAGGGGCCGACGCACAGGACCGTCACGAGGGCACAGGCGCCCGCGGGCGCGGAACGGCCCGGGGTCCGGCCCGTGCGGAACACCACGAAGGCGAGCAGCGCGGCCGCCCCCGCGTTCAGCGCCGCGGCCCCCGCCCCGCCCAAGAAACGGAACCCCGCATAAAGGGGGAGGTCATAAAGAACCGACACGTGCGCGCCCCGCGCATTCGGGGGCGAGAGCAACCCGTCGTCGCGAGCGGGGTGCGGGCGCCCTTCGGCCACGGCCCGCCCCCGGGCCAAGTGCGACCAGATTTCCGGTTCGCGCACCGGGGCGGACGCGAGCACAACCGCCAACGCGACCGCGACCAGCGCGAGCCCCGACCCGAACCGACTACCGGTTCGGACCGGCGCGCCGGAAGGGAGGGGGGAACTGCCGGCACTCATGAACGCTTCCTCAATTCACGACAGACGGGTTCGCGCCGTGTCAGCGCAAGTTGGCGAGTTGTTGGCGGTGGAAGTCGGCTTTCCCAGCCGAATCCGGGCCACCTACCGCCTCGAAATGGTCTCGCAGTTGTTCGTGGGCGCGGCGGCAGGTCGGTGCGAGCTTCAGCGCCGCGTGCAGCCAGTAAATGCCCCGCTCGTGGAGCCCCATCCGCAAGTAGATCTCTCCCAACTCGCACCGGAGCTCGGCGTTCGTCGGGTGCGCGTGGAACTCTTGCGTCGTCAACTGGATCAGCCGCTTCTGGTCCTTCTCGATCTGTTCAAATCGCTCGCGCGCCTGGGTCGCTTCGCTGTCGCGCCCGAGGGCCCTCAAACACAACATCCAGTTATAGCAGGCGTCTACGTTTCGTGGGTCACTCTCCAAGGTCCGCCGGAGGAGCGGTTCCGCAAGCTCCGGGCGGTCCGATCGGAACTCTACCATACCGCTCATCCAAAGATATGCGGCGGCCTCTCTCTTGTCGGGCGGTATCACCGCGAGTTGCTCGCGGGCCTCATTAGTCTTACCCAACTCGAGATACGCCTGAGCGAGCCCCAGGATCGCGTCGGCGTTTCCGGGCGACTGTCGCAACACGGTCCGGTACTCTTCGGCAACCTCGGTAAATTGTTTGTCGGCCCGTATGATCTCGGCATAAGTTAGGCGAATATCGATCCGCTCGGGGTCGAGCTCCAGTGCCCGGCGGAAGTCGGCGGCGGCCTCGCGCGTATTCTGCTGTTGAGCGTACCAGGTTCCCCGCCAGAAAATTGCCTCAACGTTCGTTGGCTGCATCTCGTTCCAACGCGAGAGAAAGCTCCACGCAAGGTCGCTCCGGTACTTCCCCATGTAGGCGCGAGAAAGTGATTCGAGGACCAGGGGCGTCAGCGGCCCCTCTTGAATCAAGTACGGGAGCAAATAGTTGAAGACCTCGTCGACCTCGCCGGTTTGCGCGCGTAAAAGGTACCCTTCGACCTGCTGTTCTTCGGAAACGCCGCTTTGCAGCTCCCGGCACCTCTGAAGGTGCTCCCGGGCGGTCGAAAAATTACCGGCCCGCCGCGCCGTTCGCGCAACGAGCAAATTAATATTAGGGCTATCAGGACGATACCGGAGCGCCTGTTGATACGCGGCCAGTGCCTTTGGGTATTGCTGTTTCTCGAGAGCTTTCGCCGCACTGCGCTCGTAGTAGTTAGCCAAAAGTGGTTTAGCCGCTGCCCACAGACCGAACGCGGTTAAGCCGAGCAAAAAACAGCCGAGGAGAATTCGCATCACTCTACGGGGTGGCACCCACACGAACATAATCACTTACCCCAAAAAGGGGACAGAGCCGCCTTACTGACAATTGAAACGCAGAATTGCAGTTACGAAATGAGCACGGGCTGACTTCCGGCGATCAATGTCGGCACTGACGTAATTAAAACAATCTTACGCACCAAAGATTTCAAGCCGAATCATCGTGCCCCGGTCATCCGCTCGGAGCACGAGTTCCACACGGGCCGAATCTGTTATCTACTTTGTGACCTTCGCATCAAACGTGTTGTCGCCCCTCGATACCTTTACCGTCCATCCCGACTGGTTTGGATCAGAATACTTCTCGGGAATTCCGCTAATCAGGGGAAGTGTTTCTTTTTGAAGGCGGCTTGCTTCGGCGCTATTTTTCTGTTGTTGCGCGAGCTGCTCTTTTGCCTCGGGCGGGATGTTCGCGCCCGCGCCGGGGTTCAAGCTTTTCTGTTTGGCGGCATCGTCCCCGCTCATTTTCCCGAACTTGGCAGCCATTCCCGCCGGGCCTGTTTTTGGAGCCGTTTGTTCCGCGATCGTTTTGAGGTTTCGTAAATCAAGGGACACTTTGACATCGCCCGTCGGGACGCCTTCGGCCGAGTATTTACCGTCGTGAATCTCAGCAACAACCGACGGCCCGCTCTCGGGGGTGAAGACGATATTTCCCATCGGTAACGGTTTCCCGCCTACCGTGACCGTCCCGGAAACGTTCCCTTTACCACCTCCACAACCACTAACGAAAGCGAAGAGGAAGAGAGACAAACAGAGGAATCCCCAACGCCGAGTCAGACGGGGGCGCTCGGAGAGCATCACGTAAAACCTCGCGGGAAAGGAAACAGAAGGTATGAAGGCTTACACCAGCGGGATTTACAGTTTCAAAAACTGTAAATCCCACTGGCCGAAGTTCAATGAAGAGCGAAGCTGAAAGACTATCAAGTCGTCAGAGCGTGCTTACCAGTCACTACCAAGAACGCCCCCATCGGACGGGTGGTTCGCAGTGTACCACGTCGCCGGGGTAATACTGGTTGTCACCGAGCGGACGGAACCGTCCAACATGGCAACCTGAACACCGGAGGCATTATAAGCGTTGGGCCGGTCCCACAGAGCTGTCTGCGGTGGCTGCGTCGTAAACACGGGGGAGGTGGTCGTCGCCAAGTAAGACGGACCGTTGCAGCGACCGCCGTTCGGACAAGCCGCATTATCCATCGAGTACCACCAATAATTGGTAGTCCCGTTTGGGACCGCGAACCCTTCCGCAAATGCGACGGTACTCGAGGTTCCATCCGAGAACGTCGCGGGGAGGCGGGGGCCGTCCCAACTGGTACCGGCGTTGGCCGGCGGGGTAGCGAACGCGAGCAAATTGGTTCGGTAGCTTGAAAGGTCTTTTGTGGTATCGTTGGTCGGATCCGAGGGAGCAATGTAAGTTTTGACCGTCCGCGCTTTGCCGGCCCACTGGAGCTGCGCGCCGAGGTGCCCCGAGGTACCCGTTGCCGCAGAATTGTACATGTTCCCCTGCTCAATGAACGGGAGCAGGTGGAAGTAGATCGGCCCTTCGGCCCCGCTCTGCTGCCAGTCGTTCGACGCCGCGTCGGTCCCCTTCGGGAAGAATCCATACGCCGGGGGGAGCCGCCCGTCACTGGTGTTGCTGGCCACGTTGTGCAGCGCCAGCGACATCTGCTTGAGGTTGTTCTGGCTGCTCATCCGAGCGGCCGCCTCGCGAACTTTCTGAACGGCCGGTAAAAGCAACCCGATCAAGATCGCAATGATCGCGATTACTACCAGCAATTCGATCAACGTAAATCCGCGCCTACGGCGGCAACCGAAATTTGTGAAATAAAACATGGAAGGCCCTTCGGGAGAAACAAAGCCTTGAAAAAACGAGAACACGGCCGAGAAAATGCGCCGCTCAAGCGTCCGCAATTCGCTCAATATCCACAGGGAAATTAGTTCCAATTATGAACCGGCAAGGTCAGTGTTATCATAAATTTGCTGTGAAGGTTGTCAATACCAAATCGCTCTGCTGCGGACAAGGTTCGTTCCAGTCCGATGGTTCGGGGGAGGTCAGTTCACGGTTTGTTGGGGGCTAGCAGTGTTTCGAGGGCGGGATAGGAAATCCCCAACCCGTCGTCGACGCAACCTCAAGGCAGGACGAGCCATGCCGACGCCCCGCTTCACGCCCGAGGAACTCCGCCAACTCCACGACCTCGCCCGGCAGTGGGCCAAGATCGTCTCCAAGCGGGCCTTCGGCGACGACGGCCCCGGACTCGACGTGGACTTCCGAGCCATGGAGCAGATCGCCACCGCCGCGGCCCGGGGACTCACCGAGGGCACACTCGAACTGCTGCTCCAACAGCAGGCCGACAAGCTCTCCACCGAACAGCCGTGTCCGGCGTGCGGCACGCTCTGTCCCACGACGCCGCACACCCGACCGCTCACCGCGGACGGAGCCGAGGTCGAGCAGACGGAACGCAAGGCCCACTGTCCCGACTGCCGCCGGGACTTTTTCCCCCCTGCGGACGGCTCTGGGCCTGGATGAGCACGGGTACAGTTCCTCCGTCCTCGAGCGTATCGTCACCGCCGCCGCCCGGTTCGCGTCGTTCCGCGATGCCACCTTCGCCGTGCAGATGTCGCGGGTCGGCATCAGCGAGAGCCAGGTCCGCCGGCTGGCCCACAAGGTCGGGGCGGAACTGGTCGCCGAACGGGACCGGAAGGCGGTCGAGCACCGCCGCCGGCAACTGGCCTCGCGGACGGGGGTGGTTCCCGAGGTCGTCGTGGTGGAGGTCGATGGGGGGCGCATCCGTACCCGCGCGGCGGGGGCGGCCCCTGGTGTCCACGAAGCCCAGAACAAGGAGGACAAGATCGCCGGTCTGGCCACGTTGAAGGGTCCGACGTTCGCCGCCGACCCGTGCCCCGAACCGCCGGAGTCGTTCCTCTGCCCCCGCCGGGTGCAACGTCTGGTGAGCCAGATGAAGGGGCACTCGGGTCGGGACGATACCCAAGAAACCCCGGACGAATCGACCACGGCCGGAGTCGAGCCGATCGCGACCGGGTCGGCCGGGCGGTGGTCACCGGAGAAGTTGGTGCGGACGTGTGTGGCGAGCCTGGGATCGAGTTGTTCGTTCGGCCCGTTGGTGGCGGCGGAGGCCCAAGAGCGGCACTTCTACGAGGCGAGGCGCCGGGCGTTCGTGGCCGACGGGGCGGCGTACAACTGGTCGATCCACGAGGGGTACTTCCGGGACTTCGAGCCGGTCGTGGACCTGTTGCACGTGCTGTGCTACGTGTACTCGTCGGCGCGTGCGGTGGGCGGGGACGAGTCGGGCGGGTGGCGACAGTACGAGGCGTGGATGCGTTCGTGTTGGAAGGGCCGGGTCGCCGAGGTGCTGGTGGAGTTGGACGGGTGGCACGAACGCCTGGGAGAGTCGCCGGCGGGTGAGGCAAGGACGGCGGAGGACCGCCGTGACCCACGTCGGTTGGTGGCCGAGGCGAGGTGCTACCTGAGGAACAACGAGAAGCGGATGGACTACCCGAGATACCGGCGTGAGGGGTTGCCGACGACGAGCAGCCTGGTGGAGTCGCTGGTGGGTGAGTTCAGCGCTCGTGTGAAAGGGAAGCAGAAGCACTGGAACCGCCCGGACGGGGCCGAATCCATCCTGCAACTCCGGGCGGCCGTTCTGAGCGAGGACGATCGCTTGAGTCGGTACTTCACTGACCGATCCGGAAGCCCGTTCCGGAAACGGCAGCCAGTGGAGAAAGACGACACCCCAAACACGCAAACCGCGGCGTGACCTCGGTTCGGGGAATCCATCCCTGGGCTGAACTCGTCACGCGATCTGAGTGATCTCGGGCCTGATCCGTCGTCAGGAGCCCCCCACCGACAATCACCCCACCGTTTCCTCTGCTGCGGCTACTGCGACGCCGCGTCGCGCTCGACGAGGGGCACCCTCATCGATTTCATTGACTAAAAAATTCAGGAGGGCGGGGCGTGACTCCGCCCCAGATTCTGTTACGCTGCTCGAGCACAATCGCAAGACCAGCACACGAAGCCAAAACCTCACCACCCGTCATCTCATGTCAGGAATTCCACGCACCGGTCGACTCGTTGCGGCCGTGATGGTTGTTGGCACAACGGTGTGTGCGTGGTACGCGGTCTGCATCCCCAGAGTCCCCCCTCCGGCCGCCCTCCCCCGTACACAATCGGAAACCGGCGAACCCGTGCTCGGTCCGCCCCCGGCCGATCCGCGGCTAACATTCGCCACACCGTTCCGGAACGTTAAACCCGAAATTCAGTACCTGGGAGACG is from Gemmata palustris and encodes:
- a CDS encoding tetratricopeptide repeat protein codes for the protein MSAGSSPLPSGAPVRTGSRFGSGLALVAVALAVVLASAPVREPEIWSHLARGRAVAEGRPHPARDDGLLSPPNARGAHVSVLYDLPLYAGFRFLGGAGAAALNAGAAALLAFVVFRTGRTPGRSAPAGACALVTVLCVGPWLELGPRVASYLFLALTMLLLRSAALRAESGARGTGGARWQVFVLFAVWANVDRWVVVGPVTIGSMALVAWRGRTPAAWVLGELFLIGLGASLLSPNHWTVWTPAHTVGWEGAGPSASPFWPAWYRTGSPIVGAGYAGLVLLGLFAFWRDRGARAWAPVWFLLLVGAARWPVVAPLFAVVAGPTAALGLASAQLPALPGAGRRWGRAVRFTGWVFVLAGAGALLAVGWTGWATGRPLGRPAWSVDTDDSLRDAVLVIERWRREGALGPNENGVALSPEVADYRSWFGEGGAQGTGEQSGALDFATVRAGLLPEGDGEPGAAGWREVFRKRGISYLILHSGGAVPTERVVTRLAGAPDEWTLLYLRGRTVVFGWQDPAARGAGDRFAPLRLSPERRAFSPALSDTAPLGGADREPGARAWARAFAAPNPGAPQEQDEAALYLAYFDGQRGTYDAQNRATWLASQSASLLGNLAAPAPGPGPGAADIGQWIFGVPGAWNAFLAGRDDGSLGAPVLAVRSARRAVRENPDDARSYFLLGEAYLRLAQATRERTWRYLLPAFDRIRQVQAITAFQKVLILRPDSAAAHGRLARLYRDRGSLDLALHHLDGLIKATRARGPQPGETPEGARQALAALEREYEGLGTEVRRREALCEGGAGRRALDQAREAAGAGLPDRALKLLLKSDASEFGPEGAKLELDLLLWAGRGNDIRAWLDPELEKSVGAATYHEILACLAAVTGDYRDTGPEMRNVAGALLRVPSRLPTPHAQASYDVGRALLSTPFISGTPSTFVHNALVREGLYEEVHQITTSLRREANAHVVGGLLAMEAGQIEEAEAFFKLALVAWGARDGRGGGSGLDFSGRRVAQDCLRLIREHRTDG
- a CDS encoding tetratricopeptide repeat protein; this encodes MRILLGCFLLGLTAFGLWAAAKPLLANYYERSAAKALEKQQYPKALAAYQQALRYRPDSPNINLLVARTARRAGNFSTAREHLQRCRELQSGVSEEQQVEGYLLRAQTGEVDEVFNYLLPYLIQEGPLTPLVLESLSRAYMGKYRSDLAWSFLSRWNEMQPTNVEAIFWRGTWYAQQQNTREAAADFRRALELDPERIDIRLTYAEIIRADKQFTEVAEEYRTVLRQSPGNADAILGLAQAYLELGKTNEAREQLAVIPPDKREAAAYLWMSGMVEFRSDRPELAEPLLRRTLESDPRNVDACYNWMLCLRALGRDSEATQARERFEQIEKDQKRLIQLTTQEFHAHPTNAELRCELGEIYLRMGLHERGIYWLHAALKLAPTCRRAHEQLRDHFEAVGGPDSAGKADFHRQQLANLR
- a CDS encoding DUF1559 family PulG-like putative transporter, translated to MIELLVVIAIIAILIGLLLPAVQKVREAAARMSSQNNLKQMSLALHNVASNTSDGRLPPAYGFFPKGTDAASNDWQQSGAEGPIYFHLLPFIEQGNMYNSAATGTSGHLGAQLQWAGKARTVKTYIAPSDPTNDTTKDLSSYRTNLLAFATPPANAGTSWDGPRLPATFSDGTSSTVAFAEGFAVPNGTTNYWWYSMDNAACPNGGRCNGPSYLATTTSPVFTTQPPQTALWDRPNAYNASGVQVAMLDGSVRSVTTSITPATWYTANHPSDGGVLGSDW
- a CDS encoding LysR family transcriptional regulator; translation: MSRVGISESQVRRLAHKVGAELVAERDRKAVEHRRRQLASRTGVVPEVVVVEVDGGRIRTRAAGAAPGVHEAQNKEDKIAGLATLKGPTFAADPCPEPPESFLCPRRVQRLVSQMKGHSGRDDTQETPDESTTAGVEPIATGSAGRWSPEKLVRTCVASLGSSCSFGPLVAAEAQERHFYEARRRAFVADGAAYNWSIHEGYFRDFEPVVDLLHVLCYVYSSARAVGGDESGGWRQYEAWMRSCWKGRVAEVLVELDGWHERLGESPAGEARTAEDRRDPRRLVAEARCYLRNNEKRMDYPRYRREGLPTTSSLVESLVGEFSARVKGKQKHWNRPDGAESILQLRAAVLSEDDRLSRYFTDRSGSPFRKRQPVEKDDTPNTQTAA